Proteins from a genomic interval of Chroococcidiopsis thermalis PCC 7203:
- the rplE gene encoding 50S ribosomal protein L5 produces the protein MASSKLKSIYQEKIVPQLVEQFQYKNVHQVPKLVKITINRGLGEAAQNAKAMESSLTELATIAGQKPVVTRAKKAIAGFKIRQGMPVGIMVTLRGDRMYAFLDRFVNLALPRIRDFRGISPKSFDGRGNYTLGVREQLIFPEVEYDSIDQIRGMDISIITTANTDEEGRALLKAFGMPFRDQ, from the coding sequence ATGGCATCGTCAAAACTCAAAAGCATATACCAAGAGAAAATTGTGCCGCAATTGGTGGAGCAATTTCAATACAAAAACGTCCATCAAGTCCCCAAGCTAGTGAAAATCACCATAAACCGAGGTTTAGGTGAAGCAGCACAAAACGCTAAAGCAATGGAATCGTCTTTGACTGAGCTAGCAACGATCGCAGGTCAAAAACCCGTAGTCACGCGAGCAAAAAAAGCGATCGCGGGCTTTAAAATTCGTCAGGGGATGCCAGTAGGCATTATGGTAACTCTACGGGGCGATCGCATGTACGCTTTCCTCGATCGCTTTGTCAATCTTGCCTTACCTCGGATTCGTGACTTTCGCGGCATCAGCCCCAAAAGCTTCGACGGACGCGGTAACTACACCCTTGGCGTAAGAGAACAGCTAATTTTCCCCGAAGTCGAATACGACAGTATCGACCAAATTCGCGGTATGGATATTTCCATCATTACCACTGCCAATACTGACGAGGAAGGTCGTGCCTTACTCAAAGCATTTGGTATGCCCTTCCGAGATCAATAA
- the rplX gene encoding 50S ribosomal protein L24, with amino-acid sequence MAKRKGAKENKPVRHKMHVKTGDTVQVISGADKGKVGEIVRSLPEKSQVIIKGVNVKTKHVKPKEEGESGRIVTLEFPIHSSNVMHYSTKQNVASRICYTFNQEGKKVRMLKKTGEIIDK; translated from the coding sequence ATGGCAAAGAGAAAAGGAGCCAAAGAAAATAAACCAGTTCGCCACAAAATGCACGTCAAAACTGGCGATACGGTACAGGTAATTTCTGGAGCAGATAAAGGTAAAGTCGGCGAAATTGTGCGATCGCTTCCAGAAAAAAGCCAAGTGATTATCAAAGGCGTAAATGTCAAAACTAAGCACGTCAAGCCCAAAGAAGAAGGGGAATCGGGTCGGATCGTTACCTTAGAATTTCCCATCCACAGTTCCAACGTCATGCACTATTCCACCAAGCAAAACGTCGCTAGCCGAATTTGCTATACCTTCAACCAAGAAGGAAAAAAAGTGCGGATGCTGAAAAAAACTGGTGAAATCATCGACAAATAA
- the rplN gene encoding 50S ribosomal protein L14, which produces MIQPQTYLNVADNSGARKLMCIRVLGAGNRRYGNVGDVIIAVVKDAIPNMGVKKSDVVRAVIVRTRKGLRRDSGMSIRFDDNAAVIINQDGNPRGTRVFGPVARELRDKNYTKIVSLAPEVL; this is translated from the coding sequence GTGATTCAACCCCAAACCTATCTCAACGTCGCGGACAATAGTGGGGCGCGAAAATTAATGTGTATCCGCGTCCTTGGCGCTGGTAATCGTCGTTACGGGAACGTCGGCGACGTAATTATCGCCGTCGTTAAAGATGCCATTCCCAATATGGGAGTCAAAAAATCCGATGTCGTGCGAGCGGTGATCGTTCGTACCCGCAAAGGTTTGCGACGTGATAGCGGCATGAGCATTCGTTTTGATGACAATGCTGCCGTGATTATCAACCAAGATGGCAACCCCAGAGGAACGCGGGTATTTGGACCTGTAGCTAGAGAGCTGCGGGATAAAAACTATACCAAAATCGTTTCTTTAGCGCCGGAGGTGCTGTAA
- the rpsQ gene encoding 30S ribosomal protein S17, with the protein MAVKERIGLVVSDKMQKTVVVAVENRSPHPKYAKIVVRTRRYKAHDEENKCKEGDRVRIRETRPLSRTKRWEVIEILDSPTTAIAAVTTTTGEQQ; encoded by the coding sequence ATGGCAGTCAAAGAAAGAATTGGCTTAGTCGTGAGCGACAAAATGCAAAAGACTGTGGTAGTTGCGGTAGAAAACCGCTCTCCTCACCCCAAGTACGCCAAAATTGTCGTGCGTACTCGGCGCTACAAAGCTCATGACGAAGAGAATAAATGTAAAGAGGGCGATCGCGTCCGCATTCGCGAAACTAGACCTCTCAGCCGTACGAAACGCTGGGAAGTGATAGAGATTCTCGATAGTCCCACCACCGCGATCGCTGCTGTAACTACCACAACGGGAGAACAACAGTGA
- the rpmC gene encoding 50S ribosomal protein L29: MPLPKISEARELTDEQLATEIIAIKKQLFSLRLQKATRQLEKPHQIKHAKHRLGQLLTVERERQLANTNEAEPATEE; encoded by the coding sequence ATGCCCCTACCTAAGATTTCAGAAGCTAGAGAATTAACTGACGAACAGTTAGCAACAGAAATTATTGCGATTAAAAAGCAATTGTTTAGCCTGCGCTTGCAAAAAGCAACTCGCCAGTTAGAAAAGCCGCACCAAATCAAGCACGCCAAACATCGGTTAGGGCAATTGCTGACGGTGGAACGCGAGCGCCAACTGGCAAACACGAATGAAGCTGAACCCGCAACAGAAGAGTAA
- the rplP gene encoding 50S ribosomal protein L16, whose protein sequence is MLSPRRTKFRKQQRGRMKGLATRGSNINFGEFALQAQEPAWITSRQIEASRRAMTRYIRRGGKIWIRIFPDKPVTMRPAETRMGSGKGSPEFWVAVVKPGRILFEIAGVPEATAREAMRLASHKLPIQTKFIMREEEQV, encoded by the coding sequence ATGCTAAGCCCTAGAAGAACAAAATTCCGCAAACAACAACGCGGACGAATGAAAGGACTTGCCACCAGAGGTAGCAACATCAACTTTGGTGAATTTGCCCTACAAGCTCAAGAACCAGCTTGGATTACCTCTCGGCAAATTGAGGCAAGCCGTCGCGCCATGACTCGCTATATCCGTCGTGGTGGGAAGATTTGGATTCGGATTTTCCCCGATAAACCCGTTACCATGCGTCCGGCTGAAACCCGTATGGGTTCGGGTAAAGGTTCGCCTGAGTTTTGGGTAGCTGTAGTTAAGCCAGGACGAATTTTGTTTGAAATCGCTGGCGTACCAGAAGCAACTGCTCGCGAAGCAATGCGGTTGGCTTCTCACAAACTACCAATTCAAACAAAGTTTATTATGCGCGAGGAGGAGCAAGTATAA
- the rpsC gene encoding 30S ribosomal protein S3 produces the protein MGQKIHPVGFRLGVTKEHHSRWFAEPQRYPEILQEDYKLRQYIEQKLGRYAANNAGIAEVRIERKADQIELELRTARPGVVVGRGGAGIEALRNGLQELLGSQRQIRINVVEVAQVDADAFLIAEYIAQQLERRVSFRRVVRQAIQRAQRAGIQGIRVQVGGRLNGAEIARTEWTREGRVPLHTLRADIDYAYCTAKTIYGILGIKVWAFKGEIIPGQEPQPTPGTNQPRRRQQQRRRQQFEDRSNEG, from the coding sequence ATGGGACAAAAAATTCATCCAGTCGGTTTTCGCCTCGGCGTTACCAAAGAACACCACTCTCGTTGGTTTGCCGAGCCACAGCGATATCCTGAAATTCTCCAAGAAGACTATAAACTACGGCAATACATCGAGCAGAAGCTAGGTCGTTATGCTGCCAATAATGCCGGAATTGCTGAAGTTAGGATCGAGCGTAAAGCAGATCAAATCGAGCTAGAGTTACGCACTGCTCGCCCTGGTGTAGTCGTCGGTCGTGGTGGAGCTGGCATTGAAGCCTTGCGTAACGGACTTCAAGAACTTCTGGGCAGCCAACGCCAAATTCGGATTAACGTTGTCGAAGTCGCCCAAGTTGATGCCGATGCCTTTCTAATTGCCGAGTACATTGCGCAACAGTTAGAGCGTCGCGTCTCCTTCCGCCGCGTAGTACGCCAAGCGATTCAACGCGCTCAAAGAGCAGGCATTCAAGGGATTAGAGTTCAAGTTGGCGGTCGGCTTAACGGCGCAGAGATTGCCCGTACAGAATGGACGCGCGAAGGTAGAGTGCCATTACACACCTTACGGGCAGATATAGACTACGCCTACTGTACCGCAAAAACCATTTACGGCATTTTAGGAATCAAGGTTTGGGCGTTTAAGGGAGAAATTATCCCTGGACAAGAACCACAGCCTACCCCTGGAACCAATCAACCCCGCCGCCGTCAACAGCAGCGCCGACGGCAGCAGTTTGAAGACCGTTCTAACGAAGGTTAA
- the rplV gene encoding 50S ribosomal protein L22 has translation MATNTTNTQEIKAIARYIRMSPFKVRRVLDQIRGRSYREALIILEFMPYRACEPVLKVLRSAVANAEHNAGLEPSELKITQAYADQGPVLKRFRPRAQGRAYQIRKPTCHITIAVAAQ, from the coding sequence ATGGCTACAAACACAACTAATACACAAGAAATCAAAGCGATCGCCCGTTACATTCGCATGTCTCCTTTTAAAGTGCGGCGCGTCCTCGATCAAATTCGGGGGCGATCGTATCGGGAAGCATTAATTATTCTAGAGTTCATGCCTTACCGTGCCTGTGAACCAGTATTGAAAGTGCTGCGTTCTGCCGTTGCTAATGCCGAACACAACGCTGGATTAGAACCATCCGAGCTAAAAATTACCCAAGCCTATGCCGACCAAGGACCAGTGCTGAAGCGCTTCCGTCCGAGAGCGCAAGGGCGAGCGTATCAGATTCGCAAGCCGACCTGTCACATCACGATCGCCGTAGCAGCTCAATAA
- the rpsS gene encoding 30S ribosomal protein S19: MGRSLKKGPFIADSLLSKIEKLNSRGEKQVIKTWSRASTILPQMVGHTIAVHNGRQHVPIYVSEQMVGHKLGEFAPTRTFRGHAKSDKKAGR; the protein is encoded by the coding sequence ATGGGTCGTTCTTTAAAAAAAGGTCCTTTCATTGCCGATAGCCTACTCAGCAAAATTGAAAAGCTGAATTCACGAGGCGAAAAACAGGTCATCAAAACTTGGTCGCGAGCATCGACAATTCTGCCACAGATGGTCGGTCACACGATCGCAGTTCACAACGGCAGACAGCACGTTCCCATCTATGTTTCCGAACAAATGGTAGGACATAAATTAGGTGAATTTGCTCCCACCCGCACCTTTCGCGGTCACGCCAAGAGTGACAAAAAAGCAGGTAGGTAG
- the rplB gene encoding 50S ribosomal protein L2 encodes MGTRSYRPYTPSTRQRIVSDFAEITKSEPEKSLVKYVHNPKGRNNRGVITSRFRGGGHKQLYRIIDFKRDKRNIPAKVAAIEYDPNRNARIALLYYQDGEKRYILQPNGLKVGTVVTAGVDAPIEDGNALPLANIPLGTTVHNVELTPGRGGQIVRAAGASAQVVAKEGNYVTLKLPSGEVRMIRRECYATIGQVGNTDARNLSAGKAGRTRWKGKKPHVRGSVMNPVDHPHGGGEGRAPIGRSGPVTPWGKPALGMKTRKRKKPSSALIVRRRRKSSKRGRGGRES; translated from the coding sequence ATGGGTACTCGTTCCTATAGACCATACACCCCTAGCACGCGCCAACGGATCGTTTCCGATTTTGCTGAAATTACCAAAAGCGAACCAGAAAAGTCGCTGGTAAAGTACGTTCACAATCCTAAAGGACGGAACAATCGCGGTGTCATCACTTCTCGTTTTCGCGGTGGCGGACATAAGCAACTCTACCGAATCATCGATTTCAAACGCGACAAGCGCAACATTCCAGCCAAAGTCGCAGCGATCGAATACGATCCCAATCGGAACGCTAGGATTGCCTTACTTTATTACCAAGATGGAGAAAAGCGTTACATTCTTCAGCCAAACGGCTTGAAAGTAGGAACAGTCGTGACAGCCGGAGTGGATGCGCCTATTGAAGACGGTAATGCATTACCTTTAGCTAACATCCCCCTTGGTACGACAGTCCACAACGTCGAACTAACACCAGGACGCGGCGGACAAATTGTCCGTGCTGCTGGTGCTAGCGCCCAAGTGGTAGCCAAAGAAGGTAATTACGTCACCCTCAAGCTCCCTTCCGGCGAAGTCCGCATGATTCGTCGTGAATGCTACGCCACAATTGGACAAGTTGGTAATACCGACGCGAGAAACCTCAGCGCAGGAAAAGCTGGTCGCACCCGTTGGAAAGGTAAAAAGCCCCACGTTCGGGGTAGCGTTATGAACCCCGTCGATCACCCACACGGTGGTGGTGAAGGTAGAGCGCCCATTGGTAGATCGGGTCCAGTTACCCCTTGGGGTAAGCCAGCATTAGGTATGAAGACTCGTAAGCGGAAAAAACCAAGTTCTGCTTTAATCGTCCGTCGTCGTCGTAAATCCTCCAAGCGTGGACGTGGCGGTCGCGAAAGCTAA
- a CDS encoding 50S ribosomal protein L23: MLKIDPRQLPDIVRRPILTEKATRLMEQNKYTFDVTPQASKPQIKAAIEDLFEVKVVQVNTLLKPRRKKRVGRFVGFKPQYKRAIVTVAPGDEDKIRQVLFPDV, from the coding sequence GTGCTTAAGATCGACCCCCGCCAGTTACCAGATATCGTCCGCCGCCCAATTTTGACTGAAAAAGCCACGCGGTTGATGGAGCAGAACAAATATACATTTGACGTGACTCCTCAAGCTAGCAAACCGCAAATTAAAGCCGCGATCGAAGACTTATTTGAAGTTAAAGTCGTACAAGTCAACACCCTGCTCAAACCTCGAAGAAAAAAGCGGGTAGGTAGGTTTGTGGGATTCAAGCCCCAGTACAAGCGAGCGATCGTTACCGTAGCACCTGGGGATGAAGACAAGATCAGACAAGTTCTCTTCCCAGATGTTTAA
- the rplD gene encoding 50S ribosomal protein L4, protein MVECVVKNWQGEAVGQATLELRVAKETSASHVVHRALIKQLTNARQGTANTKTRAEVRGGGRKPWRQKGTGRARAGSIRSPLWRGGGVTFGPKPRTYNLKMNRKEELLALRTAFASRADDMVVVEDFAEQISQPKTKEMTAAIARWGIDPGTKVLLIVAEETENVYLSARNIAKLTLISADELNVYDILNADTIVATSSALNMIQEVYSA, encoded by the coding sequence ATGGTTGAGTGCGTAGTCAAAAATTGGCAAGGTGAAGCAGTCGGACAGGCGACGCTTGAATTAAGAGTGGCAAAAGAAACAAGCGCTTCTCATGTCGTTCACCGCGCCTTAATTAAACAATTAACAAATGCCCGTCAAGGAACTGCCAACACCAAAACCCGTGCGGAAGTCCGAGGCGGCGGTCGCAAACCTTGGAGACAAAAAGGCACGGGACGCGCTCGTGCTGGTTCGATCCGATCGCCCCTCTGGCGTGGTGGTGGTGTCACCTTCGGACCCAAGCCGAGAACGTACAACTTGAAAATGAACCGCAAAGAGGAATTGCTGGCATTGCGCACGGCTTTTGCGAGTAGAGCTGATGATATGGTCGTCGTAGAAGACTTTGCCGAGCAGATCTCGCAACCAAAAACAAAAGAAATGACAGCCGCGATCGCGCGTTGGGGAATAGACCCAGGCACGAAAGTTTTATTAATTGTCGCTGAAGAAACAGAAAACGTTTACTTGTCAGCCCGTAATATCGCCAAACTGACTTTAATTTCAGCCGATGAATTAAACGTTTATGACATCCTCAACGCTGACACAATTGTCGCTACATCATCCGCCCTTAATATGATTCAGGAGGTCTACAGTGCTTAA
- the rplC gene encoding 50S ribosomal protein L3, which produces MSIGILGTKLGMTQVFDETGKAIPVTVVQAGPCVVTQIKTKQTDGYTAIQVGFKEVKPKALSKPELGHLAKSSAPALRHLHEYRLDNLSEYTLGQQITADIFNSGQIVDVSGNSIGRGFAGYQKRHNFGRGPMSHGSKNHRLPGSIGAGTTPGRVYPGKRMAGRLGGSQVTIRKLTVVRVDAERNLLLIKGAVPGKPGALLSIVPTKKVGKG; this is translated from the coding sequence GTGTCCATTGGTATTCTTGGCACTAAACTGGGCATGACCCAGGTATTTGACGAGACAGGAAAGGCTATTCCCGTTACTGTCGTTCAAGCGGGTCCATGTGTTGTCACCCAGATAAAAACTAAACAAACTGACGGCTACACCGCCATTCAAGTCGGATTCAAAGAAGTAAAACCCAAAGCACTGAGCAAGCCAGAATTGGGTCATTTAGCAAAATCTTCTGCTCCTGCTTTACGTCATCTGCACGAGTATCGCCTCGATAATTTAAGCGAATACACGCTAGGGCAGCAAATCACAGCAGATATATTTAATTCAGGACAAATTGTTGATGTCAGTGGAAATAGCATTGGTCGCGGCTTTGCTGGTTATCAGAAGCGGCATAATTTCGGTCGCGGTCCGATGTCTCACGGTTCTAAAAATCACCGCCTCCCTGGATCTATCGGAGCTGGTACGACTCCTGGTCGCGTCTACCCAGGTAAGCGGATGGCAGGGCGTTTAGGTGGTTCGCAAGTCACGATTCGCAAACTGACTGTCGTGCGGGTAGATGCAGAACGCAATCTATTGCTGATCAAAGGAGCAGTTCCAGGTAAACCAGGTGCTTTGCTCAGTATTGTACCTACTAAGAAAGTTGGGAAGGGGTAA